The window CCGTCACCGAACATTCGGCGGGACGCGCGGGCGTACGCCTCTCCGGGGACGTCCCCGACGACGAGGAGTGAACTCCCCTCCTCCTTCAGCCGTTCGAGGATCTCCTCGAACTCCCCGTCCGTTCGCCCCGCTCTATACATCGGATAAGACGTCACAGTGACAGCAAATAAACGTTTGGTTCGCTACTCGTCGTGGACGAGTACGTCGACAACGGTGGGGCCTGACTGGGCGAGCGCGTCGTCGAGCGCGGCGTCGAGGTCGTCCTCGGGGTCGACGCGAACGCCGGTCGCGCCGTGGCTCTCGGCGTTCTTCGGGATGTCCACGGGCGGGTCGAAGTCCATCCCGACGTACTCGTAGTCCCCCTCGCCGAACAGCCCCTGCATGTTGTTCTTGAGGATGCGGTAGTTCCGGTTGTCGGGAACGACGACGGTGAGGTCGAGGTCGTAGCGGGCCGCCGAGTAGAGGCTCTGCGGGTAGTAGAGGTAGGAGCCGTCACCGACGTGCCCGACGACCTGCCGGGGGTCGTCGCGCATCGACTCGGCGAGCGCCGCACCCACGGACGCGGGCAGGCCGTACCCCAGGCCGCCGCCCTTGTTCGAGATGGCTTGCTCGGGTTCGAGCGGCCACCGCGTGAGCAGTTCGTACTTCGCGGTCACGCCCTCGTCCACGATGTACGCGTCGGGCGCGGCGTCCCGGAGCGCGTCCACGAGTTCGCCCTTCGACCGCCGCGGGTCGTCGACGTCGTCGTCGCCCGCCATCTCCGCCTGCGCCATCTGCTTCATCGCGGCGACGCGCTCCAGGCGGCTCTGGCGTTCGCCGTCGCTCACGCGGGACTCGACCGCAGCGGCGATCTCGGCCATCGTCTCGCCGGGGTCGCCGAGCACGGCCACGTCAGCGGGCTGGTTCTTCCCGAGCTGCCACGCGTCGTCGCCGACGTGGACGAACGTCGCGTCCGGCACGAGGTCGCCCGAGTGCGCGGTGAGCGTCGTGTTCGTCGAACACCCGACGAACGCGACCGTGTCGGTGTCGAGGAGCGTGCGCGCGGTGTCCTCGTCCGGCGGGATGTAGGACACCCACTGGTCGTGGCTCGCCGGGAAGTCCACCTCGCAGGCGAGAATTTCGGCGTGCACGCGCGCCCCCGCCGCCTCCGCCAACTCGACCGCGGCGTCCACGGCGTCCGTCCCGGCGCGCGCGACGCCGTCACCGACGACGAGCACGGGGTTCTCCGCGTCCGCGAACGCGTCGGCCGCCCGCTCGACCTGACTGCGGTCGCCGCGGCCGCCGCTCGGAACCGCGCCCAGGCGCTCGGGCGCGGCGTCCGTCTCCGCCATCATCACGTCCAGCGGGAGGCCGAGGAAGACGGGGCCGGTCGGCGGCGTCAGCGCGACGCGGAACGCCCGGCGGAGCATCGACGGGAGCGCCTCGACGTCGAGGACGTCCGCGCTCCACTTCGTGAACTGCTGGGTCATCTCCACGAGGTCGCCGGAGAGAATCGGCTCCTCGTGACGGAACTCGGTGGAGTGGTTGCCCGCGGTGACGACGAGCGGCGCGCCCGCGACGCTCGCGCCGTAGATGTTGCCGAGTCCGTGCGCGAGTCCGGGCGCGACGTGGAGGTTCGCCACCCCCACGGGGAGCACGGACTCGTCGTCGTCCGCGTGATAGCGCCGCGTGCTCGCGTACCCCGCCGCCATCCCGACCGCCACGTCCTCGTGCAGGCCGAGCACGTAGTCGAGGTCGCTGCCCGCGAGCGCGTTCATCACGGGAAGCTCGGTGGTGCCGGGGTTCCCGAAGACGTGCTGGACGCCGTACTGTTCGAGGGCGTCGACGAAGAGGTCCGCGCCCGAGTACCCCATCAGATTTCGGGGGACTCCTCGATGCGCGGGACGCCCGCCGCGGTCACCGTCTCGCCGACGATGTACGAGGAGGCGGGGCTGGCGAGGAACTGCGCGAGGTCGGCGATCTCCTCGCTCGTGCCGATGCGGCGCTCGACGTCGTCGCGCTCGATGTTGTCCGCGCTGACGCCCATCTGGGACTCGACGCCGGGCGTGGCGACGAACCCGGGCGCGATGCAGTTCACGCGCACGTCGTCGCCCGACCACTCGTAGGACAGCGTCTTGGTGAGGTTGATGACGCCGGCTTTCGCCGCGCCGTAGTGACTCATCATCGGACTGCCGCGCTGGCCCGCGACGGACGCGAGGTTGACGACGCGGCCGCCGCCGTTCTCCCGCATGTGCTCGCCGGCGGCCTGCGTGCAGTGGTAGGTGCCGGTGAGGTTGATGTCCACTATCGTCTCCCAGCCGTTCTCGCTGATGTCCTCGAAGGGCGCCATGAAGGACGCGCCCGCGTTGTTCACGAGCACGTCCACCGACCCGAACTCCTCGACGGTCGCCTGAACGAGCGCGTCGACGGCGTCCCGGTCGGTCACGTCGCACTCGACCGCGAGGGCGGTTCCGTCGTAGTCGCCGTCGTTGATGTGGTCGCTGACGGGGTCGACGTTCTCCTGTTCGCGCGAGCAGACGACGACGTTCGCGCCGTCGTCGGCGAACCGTTCCGCGATTGCTCGGCCGATGCCCGACGACGCGCCGGTGACGATGGCGGTGTCGCCCGCCACGCTGAATCTGCTTACCATTGTTAAGACAATTACCCGTTTTCGGTTCATCGGTAATAAATCCGCGTCCGCCGGAGCGACCGGTAAGATAATGGCAAATGTTACAGAATGTCATGGTATGGACGTTCCGGCATACCTACAGAACGCCGAGCGAACGAACGCCGCCGCGCTGTTCGACGCGACGGCCGACCAGCGACCCGACGCCACAGCAATCGAGGGCGAGAACCGCTCGTTCACGTTCAGCGACCTCCGCGAGCGCTCGCGCGCGCTCGCCGGCGGCCTCCACGACCGCGGCCACACCGAGGGCGACCGCCTCCTCCTCTACCTCCCGAACTGCCCCGAGTACGTCACCACCATCCTCGGGGGCCTCCGCGCCGGCGTCGTCGTCTCCCCCGTCAACCCCCAGTACAAGGCCCGCGAACTCGCACACCAGCTCGACGACACCGACGCGAGCGCCGTCGTCACCCACCCCGCCCTCGTCGAATTCGTCCACGAGGCCGCCACCGACATCGGCGCGGATCCCGACGTGCTCACCGTCAGCGAATCCACCGCGGACACGACCGCGCTCCACGGGGTGTCCGGCGACCCGACGACGGTGGACGTGGCCGCGGACACGACCGCGATGCAGCCCTACACCTCCGGAACCACCGGACAGCCGAAGGGCGTGCTGCTCACGCACGGCAACCTCCGCGCACAGGCGTTCTCGGGGTTCCAGTTCACCACCCTCCCGCCCGAGGAGCAGCGCGAACTCGTCTTCCTCCCGCTCTACCACATCACGGGGTTCACGCACTCCACGTGGCAGACCCTGATTCGCGGCGGTACGGCGTTCGTCCGGAACCCCGCGGAGTGGAGCGCCGAACGCTGCATGCGGGAAATCGAAGACCACGAGATCACGAGCTTCATCGGCGTCGCGACGATGTTCGTGGACATGGTGAACGACGAGTCCTTCGGCGAGTACGACCTCTCCTCGCTCGACACCGTCAACGAGGGCGGCGCGAAGATGCCCGTCGCCGTCCAGGAGCGATTCGAGGACAGCACGGGCGTCGCGATGAGCGAAGGCTACGGGCTCACCGAGACCACCGCCGCCACCCACACCGGCGTCGGGTCGTCGTTCGGGTACAAGCCCGGCACCATCGGTCAGCCGCTCCGCATGACGGACGCGAAAATCGTGGACGCCTCGGGGAACGAGGTCGAACCCGGCGAGACCGGAGAACTCCTCGTGCGCGGCCCCCAGGTGATGAAGGGCTACCACGACCTCCCGGACGCGACCGACGAAGCGTTCACCGACGAAGGCTACTTCCGCACCGGCGACATCGCGCGCCGGGACGCCGAGAACTACTACGAGATCGTCGACCGAAAGAAGCACATGATCAACACCGCGGGCTACAACGTCTACCCGAGCGAGGTCGAATCCCTCCTCTACGAACACCCCGCCGTGGCCGACGCCGCCGTCGTCGGCATCCCGGACGACCGCCGGAACGAGACCGTGAAGGCGTTCGTCGTCCGAACAGCCGACGCGGACGTGACCGCGGACGACATCCGGGAGTTCTGCCTCGACAACCTCGCGGAGTACAAACACCCCCGGGAGGTCGAGTTCGTCGACGACCTGCCGCGGACGGCGAGCGGGAAGGTGCAGAAGTTCAAACTGGTGACCGACGATGCGTGAGGGCGTCGCGTTCGTCACCGGCGCGAGCCAGGGCATCGGCGAGGCCATCGCGCGGCGGTTCGCGGAGGGCGATTTCGCGGTCGCGCTCGCCGCGCGCAGCGACACCACGACCCTCGCCGACGAACTCGGGGACGCGCTCGCCGTCGAGTGCGACGTGACCGACGAAGCGAGCGTCGAATCAGCCATCGACGCGACCGTCGCGGAGTACGGCGGACTGGACGTGCTCGTGAACAACGCCGGAATCGCCGGCCCGACGCAGCCGGTCGAAGACGTCGAGCGCGAGGAGTGGGCTGCGACCCTCGAGACGAACCTCACCGGCCCCTTCCTCTGCGCGAAACACGCGGCGAGCGCGCTCCGCGACAGCGACGAGGGGAGCATCGTCAACGTCTCCTCGGTGGGCGGGAAGCGCCCCTACCCGAACCGAAGCCCGTACGCCGCCTCGAAACTCGGCCTCGTCGGACTCGGCCGTACGCTCGCCGCCGAGTTCGGCGAGGACGGAGTCACCGTGAACACCATCTGTCCCGGTCCGGTCGCCGGCGACCGCATCGAGAACGTCATCGAGAAGCAGGCCGAAGCGCGCGACACCACGCCCGAGGACGTGAAACGCCAGGAGTACCTCGGGGATCTCATGCTGGACGAGATGGTGACGCCCGCGGAAGTCGCCGACGTCGCGTACCGCCTCGCCGTCCAGCACCGACACGTCACCGCCCAAGACGTTAACGTGGACGCGGGCATGACGTGGTACTAGATGGAGTACGACGCGGTCTTCTGGGACATCGGTGGCGTGCTGCTCGACGTGGACTCGGTGCGCGAAGCCCACACGCGGTTCATGGAGCGCTTCGTCGCCGCGCACGGTCTCGACGCCGACCCGCGAGCGGCGCTCGAGGAGTGGCGCGGCGTCGTCGGCCGCCAGTTCCGCGAACGAGACGGGAACACGTACCAGTCCGCGTACGAGGCGTACGCGCTCGCGCTCTCCGAGGTCGTCGGCCGCGACCTCGACGACAGCGAGTGGGTCTCGCTCTTCCGCGCGACCTCCCGGCGGTACCTCCGACCGACCCCGCACGCACGCGAGGTCGTCGCCGCGCTCGCCGACGCCGGCGTCTATCAGGGAATCGTGAGCGACGTTGACACTGATGAGGGCGAGTTCATCCTCTCCTTGTTCGGCGTTCTCGACCACGTTGACGACGTGACGACGAGCGAGGCCGTCGGCCGTACGAAACCCGACGACGCGATGTTCGAGACCGCGCTCGCGAAGAGCCGCGCCGCGCCCGAGCGAACGGTGATGGTCGGGGATCGCTACGACCACGACGTGGCCGGGGCCGCCCGCCACGGAATCAGCGGCGTCGCGTTCGGCCCCGACGCACACGGCCCGGACGCGAGTCACCGAATCCACGATCTCCGCGACGTACTCGACATCGTCGGCGTCCCGCGGGGTGACCGATGACGCTCCCCGAACCGTCCACGGTCGCCGCCGCGCTCCACGAACGCCTGCTTCGACCAGTGCGGCGCGACCTCCGGCCGTTCCTCCACGAGACCGTGGAACGCGGCGACCCAGTGAGTCACGTCGTCCTCGCTCTCCTCGCGGGGCTGGTCGCGTTCGCGGTTACGACACTCGCCGCGGCGCTTGTTGTCGTCCCGGCAGCGCTCTACGCGGTCGTGTACGGGTTCGTCGCGGCTACCTTACGCCTCGTGAACGCGTTCCGCTATCGCCGGTAGCGCGTCCGTCACGTCCGCCTGGAGCACGACAGACGCGAGTTCGTCCGCCCGCGTCTCGTCGAGGTTCACCACGACCAGACTGCCGTCGCGCGCGGCGGTCGCCGGGAGCGAGGCCGCGGGGTCGACCGTCAGCGAGGATCCGACGGCGAGGAAGGCGCCGCTGCGCTCCGCGAGGTCGCGGGCGTCGTGCAGCGCATTCGCCGGGAGTTGCTCGCCGAACAACACCACGTCGGGTTTGAGAACGCCGCCGCACTCGCAGGTCGGCGGGAGCTCGCCGTCCGCTGCGCGCCGTCGCGCGTCGGCCGCGTCGCTCCGCCGACCGCACTCCTCGCAGGCGACGCGCTCGGCGTTCCCGTGGAGTTCGATGACGCGGTCGCTCCCCGCGTCTTGGTGGAGGCCGTCCGTGTTCTGGGTGATGACGCCGTCGATGGCACCCGTGGCTTCGAGGTCTGCGAGCGCGCGGTGGGCGGCGTTCGGTTCGACGCCGTCTGGCCGCATCGCGTCGTAGAGGTCGAGCCGGTCGCGCCAGAACCCCGCGGGGTCGCGGTCGAACCGCCGCCGGTGGAAGTCCTGCGGGTCGAACTTTTCGCCCCAGATGCCGTCCTCGCCGCGGAAACTTGGGATGCCGGACGCGGTGGAGACGCCCGCCCCAGTGAGCACACTCACGGTCTCCGCGTCCCGCACCAGCGCCGCGACGCGCGCTATCGCTTCGTCGTCCATACCTGTGGGTGGGCGTTCTCGCGGAAAAGTGGCGTGCAGGCGACACGGCCAGTCGCGCACGGGAGTGTGTCGCCGTCACCGAACCGGACTCCCGCACGCCGCTCGTCAGTACATCACCCGCCGCTGGCCGCGCCCTCCTATTTGAACGTTCACCTCTGTGTGGGGCGGCGCGGAAGCGGAGCCGTCAGCGCGCCTCTGGCGCGCTGTTCTCGCGAGCGCGGAGCGCTCGCGTCTTTTTCCCTCCAGGTTTTTTGGGTGAGGGGGTCGCGAAGCGACCCCCTCACAGTAAAAAGGTGGGCTAGAAGCGCGTGAGGGCTTCGAGTTCGAACTCGTGTTGGTCTGCGTCGCTGAGTGCGTCGCGG is drawn from Salarchaeum sp. JOR-1 and contains these coding sequences:
- a CDS encoding thiamine pyrophosphate-binding protein, coding for MGYSGADLFVDALEQYGVQHVFGNPGTTELPVMNALAGSDLDYVLGLHEDVAVGMAAGYASTRRYHADDDESVLPVGVANLHVAPGLAHGLGNIYGASVAGAPLVVTAGNHSTEFRHEEPILSGDLVEMTQQFTKWSADVLDVEALPSMLRRAFRVALTPPTGPVFLGLPLDVMMAETDAAPERLGAVPSGGRGDRSQVERAADAFADAENPVLVVGDGVARAGTDAVDAAVELAEAAGARVHAEILACEVDFPASHDQWVSYIPPDEDTARTLLDTDTVAFVGCSTNTTLTAHSGDLVPDATFVHVGDDAWQLGKNQPADVAVLGDPGETMAEIAAAVESRVSDGERQSRLERVAAMKQMAQAEMAGDDDVDDPRRSKGELVDALRDAAPDAYIVDEGVTAKYELLTRWPLEPEQAISNKGGGLGYGLPASVGAALAESMRDDPRQVVGHVGDGSYLYYPQSLYSAARYDLDLTVVVPDNRNYRILKNNMQGLFGEGDYEYVGMDFDPPVDIPKNAESHGATGVRVDPEDDLDAALDDALAQSGPTVVDVLVHDE
- a CDS encoding SDR family NAD(P)-dependent oxidoreductase; this translates as MVSRFSVAGDTAIVTGASSGIGRAIAERFADDGANVVVCSREQENVDPVSDHINDGDYDGTALAVECDVTDRDAVDALVQATVEEFGSVDVLVNNAGASFMAPFEDISENGWETIVDINLTGTYHCTQAAGEHMRENGGGRVVNLASVAGQRGSPMMSHYGAAKAGVINLTKTLSYEWSGDDVRVNCIAPGFVATPGVESQMGVSADNIERDDVERRIGTSEEIADLAQFLASPASSYIVGETVTAAGVPRIEESPEI
- a CDS encoding NAD-dependent protein deacylase — protein: MDDEAIARVAALVRDAETVSVLTGAGVSTASGIPSFRGEDGIWGEKFDPQDFHRRRFDRDPAGFWRDRLDLYDAMRPDGVEPNAAHRALADLEATGAIDGVITQNTDGLHQDAGSDRVIELHGNAERVACEECGRRSDAADARRRAADGELPPTCECGGVLKPDVVLFGEQLPANALHDARDLAERSGAFLAVGSSLTVDPAASLPATAARDGSLVVVNLDETRADELASVVLQADVTDALPAIAERVHEA
- a CDS encoding SDR family NAD(P)-dependent oxidoreductase, which codes for MREGVAFVTGASQGIGEAIARRFAEGDFAVALAARSDTTTLADELGDALAVECDVTDEASVESAIDATVAEYGGLDVLVNNAGIAGPTQPVEDVEREEWAATLETNLTGPFLCAKHAASALRDSDEGSIVNVSSVGGKRPYPNRSPYAASKLGLVGLGRTLAAEFGEDGVTVNTICPGPVAGDRIENVIEKQAEARDTTPEDVKRQEYLGDLMLDEMVTPAEVADVAYRLAVQHRHVTAQDVNVDAGMTWY
- a CDS encoding class I adenylate-forming enzyme family protein, with product MDVPAYLQNAERTNAAALFDATADQRPDATAIEGENRSFTFSDLRERSRALAGGLHDRGHTEGDRLLLYLPNCPEYVTTILGGLRAGVVVSPVNPQYKARELAHQLDDTDASAVVTHPALVEFVHEAATDIGADPDVLTVSESTADTTALHGVSGDPTTVDVAADTTAMQPYTSGTTGQPKGVLLTHGNLRAQAFSGFQFTTLPPEEQRELVFLPLYHITGFTHSTWQTLIRGGTAFVRNPAEWSAERCMREIEDHEITSFIGVATMFVDMVNDESFGEYDLSSLDTVNEGGAKMPVAVQERFEDSTGVAMSEGYGLTETTAATHTGVGSSFGYKPGTIGQPLRMTDAKIVDASGNEVEPGETGELLVRGPQVMKGYHDLPDATDEAFTDEGYFRTGDIARRDAENYYEIVDRKKHMINTAGYNVYPSEVESLLYEHPAVADAAVVGIPDDRRNETVKAFVVRTADADVTADDIREFCLDNLAEYKHPREVEFVDDLPRTASGKVQKFKLVTDDA
- a CDS encoding HAD family hydrolase, whose translation is MEYDAVFWDIGGVLLDVDSVREAHTRFMERFVAAHGLDADPRAALEEWRGVVGRQFRERDGNTYQSAYEAYALALSEVVGRDLDDSEWVSLFRATSRRYLRPTPHAREVVAALADAGVYQGIVSDVDTDEGEFILSLFGVLDHVDDVTTSEAVGRTKPDDAMFETALAKSRAAPERTVMVGDRYDHDVAGAARHGISGVAFGPDAHGPDASHRIHDLRDVLDIVGVPRGDR